From the Mastacembelus armatus chromosome 14, fMasArm1.2, whole genome shotgun sequence genome, one window contains:
- the LOC113143301 gene encoding immunoglobulin superfamily member 11, translating to MPRFFGHQFVHSRERAASVCFLSAMGSSGRWILWTLCVCFTALENVALRVTMRESSLEVIQGDFVVLPCSFFTSSPLSRLNIIWTLAPFSSPETPLQVIVYDHGQVIEDPSLIGRVGFTGIPWSADIILNDTRVSDAGIYRCMVNNPPDPADPGIGELVLSVLAPPSLPVCQWDGHTDMGGSVTLSCSVAEGVPIPEIRWDKLNPEEISLPINMQGDLSGSVQIVNVTSQTSGLYRCSATNLLGTENCYVNLSIYSTPGGSSGILQGVLLTLSMSLVLLALLVLMVWLHRTGQNGRWREGKEEEDVCYNEIRYTASLMKRSFV from the exons ATGCCTAGGTTTTTTGGCCATCAGTTTGTGCACAGCAGAGAGAGGGCTGCCTCTGTCTGTTTCCTCTCAGCTATGGGCTCTTCTGGAAGATGGATTCTTTggaccttgtgtgtgtgtttcactgctcTGGAGAATG TTGCACTCAGGGTGACCATGAGGGAGTCCAGTCTGGAGGTGATTCAAGGCGACTTCGTTGTCCTGCcctgctccttcttcacctccagCCCCCTCTCCAGACTCAACATTATCTGGACCCTGGCTCCGTTCTCCAGTCCAGAAACCCCGCTACAG GTGATTGTGTATGACCATGGACAGGTGATTGAAGACCCCTCCCTCATTGGAAGGGTGGGTTTCACAG GTATACCCTGGAGTGCAGATATCATCCTGAATGACACGCGTGTATCAGATGCTGGTATTTACCGCTGCATGGTGAATAACCCTCCAGACCCAGCCGACCCTGGCATAGGAGAACTGGTGCTCAGTGTTCTGG CGCCGCCTTCGCTGCCTGTGTGTCAGTGGGATGGACATACTGATATGGGAGGAAGTGTCACGCTGTCCTGCTCGGTGGCGGAGGGCGTACCCATTCCAGAGATCCGCTGGGATAAACTGAATCCAGAGGAAATCTCACTTCCAATCAACATGCAGG GGGATCTGTCAGGCTCCGTCCAAATTGTCAACGTGACCTCCCAGACGTCCGGCCTGTATCGCTGCTCTGCTACTAACCTCCTGGGAACGGAGAACTGCTACGTCAACCTGTCCATCTACAGCA CCCCCGGCGGTTCCTCAGGCATCCTGCAGGGTGTGCTGCTGACCCTGTCCATGAGCTTGGTGTTGCTGGCGTTGCTGGTGCTCATGGTGTGGCTCCATCGCACGGGACAGAACGGCAGGTGGAGGGAggggaaagaagaggaggacgTGTGTTACAATGAGATACGGTACACTGCGTCCCTGATGAAGCGCTCGTTTGTTTGA